One window of the Benincasa hispida cultivar B227 chromosome 3, ASM972705v1, whole genome shotgun sequence genome contains the following:
- the LOC120073867 gene encoding pentatricopeptide repeat-containing protein At5g03800, with the protein MDAISAPSLLPPTIFFRFSSMPTNPSPSPPPPLLYKTSLSICNPNPSRRPFNSSSPTQFLTCPQPLVSISEPLFASCPVNTSLSPIASGFDLLRLSTRYRDPDLARTVHARFLKLEEDIYLGNALIAAYLTLGLVRDADKVFSGLSCPNVVSYTTLISGFSKSNREDEAVELFFAMLDSGIVPNEYTFVAILTACIRNMDYQLGSQVHGIVVKLGFLNCVFICNALMGFYSKCGFLELVLRLFDEMPERDITSWNTVISSLVKEFKYDEAFDYFRGMQLCKGLRVDHFSLSTLLTACAGSVKSMKGQQLHALALKVGLESQLSVSNSLIGFYTKCGSVDDVMDLFEAMPIRDVITWTGMITSYMEFGKLDLAVEVFNKMPERNSISYNAVLAGLSRNDDGSKALELFIEMLEEGVEISDCTLTSIINACGLLKNFKVSQQIQGFIIKFGILSNSCIETTLVDMYTRCGRMEDAEKMFRQVSLENDNTAMLTSMICGYARNRQLNEAISLFHSGQSEGTIVIDEVVSTSILSLCGSIGFHGMGKQMHCHALKSGLITDTGVGNATISMYSKCCNMDDAVRVFNTMNMQDIVSWNGLVAGHILHRQGDKALEIWKKMEKAGIKPDNITFVFIISAYKHTGLNLVDSCRSLFVSMETKYNIKPTSEHYASFISVLGRWGLLEEAEETIRKMPFEPDVYVWRALLDSCRINKNERLEKLAAKCILAIEPKDPFTYVLKSNLYSASGRWHYSEKVREDMRGKGFRKHPSQSWIIHENKIHSFYARDKSHPQVKDIYSGLEILILECLKAGYVPDTSFVLQEVEERQKKEFLFYHSGKLAATFGTLMTKPGKPVQIVKNVRLCGDCHAFLKYVSIITRRKIFLRDTSGFHCFIDGQCSCTDYW; encoded by the coding sequence ATGGACGCCATTTCTGCaccttctcttcttcctcccaCCATCTTCTTTCGCTTTTCTTCTATGCCCACCAATCCTTCTCCTTCCCCGCCTCCGCCACTTCTATATAAAACTTCTTTATCTATCTGTAACCCAAACCCTTCTCGCCGCCCATTCAATTCCTCTTCTCCGACCCAATTCCTCACCTGTCCACAACCCCTCGTCTCTATTTCAGAACCCCTTTTCGCGTCATGCCCTGTAAATACCTCTCTTTCTCCAATTGCTTCCGGCTTCGACTTGCTTCGCTTATCCACTCGCTACAGAGACCCTGACCTCGCCAGAACTGTTCATGCTCGCTTTCTCAAGCTCGAGGAAGATATTTATCTGGGTAATGCTCTAATTGCGGCTTATCTCACATTGGGACTTGTTCGAGATGCTGATAAAGTCTTTTCTGGCCTTTCATGTCCTAATGTTGTGTCTTATACGACGTTGATTTCTGGGTTTTCCAAGTCGAATCGTGAAGATGAAGCTGTTGAGCTTTTCTTTGCGATGTTGGACTCAGGTATTGTGCCGAATGAATATACTTTTGTTGCAATTTTGACTGCTTGCATCCGAAATATGGATTATCAGTTAGGTTCACAAGTTCATGGTATTGTCGTCAAATTGGGGTTCCTGAATTGTGTTTTCATTTGCAATGCACTTATGGGATTTTATAGTAAGTGTGGGTTCTTGGAACTTGTACTTAGATTGTTCGACGAAATGCCTGAGAGAGACATCACTTCGTGGAATACTGTAATTTCGAGTTTGGTGAAGGAGTTCAAGTACGATGAAGCATTTGATTACTTTCGTGGTATGCAGCTATGTAAGGGGCTTAGAGTGGATCATTTCTCTCTTTCTACTCTATTGACTGCCTGTGCGGGCAGTGTTAAGTCAATGAAAGGCCAACAACTTCACGCTCTTGCTTTGAAGGTCGGGCTAGAGTCTCAATTGAGCGTGAGCAATTCCCTTATTGGTTTCTATACTAAATGTGGGAGTGTAGACGATGTAATGGATCTTTTTGAGGCAATGCCAATAAGAGATGTTATTACTTGGACAGGAATGATTACATCATACATGGAATTTGGGAAGTTAGATTTGGCAGTGGAAGTCTTTAATAAGATGCCGGAGAGGAATTCCATCTCTTATAATGCAGTTTTGGCAGGACTTTCTAGGAATGATGACGGGTCAAAAGCTCTGGAACTGTTCATTGAAATGTTGGAGGAGGGCGTGGAAATATCGGATTGCACATTGACTAGCATCATCAATGCTTGTGGGTTGCTCAAGAATTTTAAAGTTAGCCAGCAGATTCAAGGCTTCATCATAAAGTTTGGTATTTTGTCAAATTCTTGTATTGAAACAACATTGGTTGACATGTATACAAGGTGTGGAAGGATGGAGGATGCTGAAAAGATGTTTCGTCAGGTTTCATTAGAGAATGACAACACTGCAATGCTAACATCAATGATTTGTGGGTATGCTCGAAATCGGCAACTTAATGAAGCAATCTCTCTCTTTCATTCTGGTCAATCCGAAGGAACCATTGTTATAGATGAAGTTGTGTCGACATCAATACTCTCTCTTTGTGGGAGTATAGGCTTTCATGGGATGGGGAAGCAAATGCATTGCCATGCACTTAAATCAGGTCTCATAACTGATACAGGGGTAGGGAATGCAACGATTAGCATGTACTCGAAGTGTTGTAATATGGATGATGCCGTCCGTGTATTCAATACAATGAACATGCAAGACATAGTTTCCTGGAATGGTTTAGTTGCTGGGCATATACTTCATAGGCAGGGTGATAAAGCCTTGGAAATCTGGAAGAAGATGGAGAAAGCAGGAATAAAACCTGACAATATTacgtttgtttttattatttcagCCTACAAACACACTGGATTGAATTTAGTTGATAGTTGTCGTAGTTTATTTGTCTCTATGGAaactaaatacaatatcaaacCCACTTCAGAGCATTACGCATCCTTTATCAGTGTTTTGGGTCGCTGGGGTCTTCTTGAAGAAGCTGAAGAAACCATCAGGAAGATGCCTTTTGAACCAGATGTTTATGTCTGGCGTGCTTTGCTTGATAGTTGTAGAATCAACAAAAATGAAAGGCTGGAAAAACTTGCTGCGAAATGCATACTGGCAATAGAGCCAAAAGATCCATTTACTTACGTACTTAAATCGAATCTATACTCTGCTTCAGGGAGATGGCATTATTCTGAAAAGGTGAGAGAGGATATGCGAGGGAAAGGGTTCCGGAAACACCCAAGTCAGAGTTGGATCATTCATGAGAACAAAATTCATTCATTTTATGCCAGAGACAAGTCTCATCCTCAGGTAAAAGACATTTACAGTGGACTAGAGATACTAATCTTAGAATGTTTAAAAGCTGGTTATGTTCCAGACACAAGTTTTGTTCTTCAAGAAGTAGAGGAACGCCAAAAGAAGGAATTCTTGTTCTATCACAGTGGAAAATTAGCTGCAACTTTCGGGACTCTAATGACCAAACCGGGAAAGCCTGTTCAAATTGTGAAGAATGTCCGTTTGTGTGGGGATTGCCATGCCTTTTTGAAATATGTTTCTATTATCACCAGAAGGAAAATATTTCTCAGGGATACTTCAGGGTTTCACTGCTTTATAGATGGCCAATGCTCGTGTACAGATTACTGGTAA
- the LOC120073080 gene encoding GDSL esterase/lipase At5g03820 has translation MQLPVSGFLLPFSLLALIFPVAISGPLVPALCIFGDSVVDVGNNNNLLTVVKANFPPYGRDFVTHTPTGRFCNGKLATDFTAEFLGFSSYPPAYLSQDATGNKLLTGANFASAASGFYDGTAQLYHAVSLTQQLNYYKEYQSKVVNMVGTEKGNTIFSGAIHLLSAGSSDFIQNYYVNPLLYRTYSPQQFSDILITSFSSFIQNLYGLGARRIGVTGLPPLGCLPAAITLFGSGSNQCIQRLNQDAIAFNTKLQSTSQSLQNRFSDLKLVAFDIYQPLLDMVSKPAENGFFESRRACCGTGTVETSFLCNSRSIGTCSNATGYVFWDGFHPTEAANQVLAGDLLTQGFSLI, from the exons atgcagCTTCCAGTCAGTGGCTTCTTGCTTCCCTTCAGCCTTCTAGCTCTCATTTTTCCAGTGGCTATCAGTGGTCCTCTTGTTCCTGCACTCTGCATCTTCGGGGACTCGGTCGTCGACGTCGGAAATAACAACAATCTTCTAACAGTTGTCAAGGCTAACTTTCCTCCTTACGGAAGAGACTTTGTTACTCACACACCAACAGGAAGGTTTTGCAATGGCAAGCTTGCCACTGATTTTACTG ctgaattccttggatttTCTTCATATCCTCCTGCATATTTGAGTCAAGATGCCACTGGAAACAAGCTTTTAACAGGAGCCAACTTTGCTTCTGCTGCTTCTGGCTTTTATGATGGCACAGCTCAGCTATAT CATGCAGTTTCATTAACCCAGCAGTTGAATTATTACAAGGAATATCAAAGCAAAGTTGTAAACATGGTGGGAACAGAGAAAGGCAATACTATATTCTCTGGTGCAATTCACCTTCTTAGTGCAGGCAGCAGTGATTTCATTCAGAATTACTATGTTAATCCTCTTCTTTACAGAACATACTCACCCCAGCAATTCTCTGACATTCTCATTACATCTTTCTCAAGCTTCATTCAG AACCTATATGGACTGGGAGCAAGGAGAATTGGGGTGACAGGATTACCTCCATTGGGTTGCTTGCCAGCAGCTATCACCCTCTTTGGTTCTGGTAGCAACCAATGCATCCAAAGGTTAAATCAAGATGCCATTGCATTCAACACTAAGCTGCAAAGCACATCTCAGAGTTTGCAGAACAGATTCTCTGATCTCAAGCTTGTTGCCTTTGATATTTATCAACCTCTCTTGGATATGGTCTCAAAGCCTGCAGAAAATG GGTTTTTCGAGTCAAGAAGGGCTTGCTGTGGAACAGGAACAGTAGAGACCTCCTTCCTTTGCAACAGTAGATCAATTGGAACATGCTCAAATGCCACTGGCTACGTTTTCTGGGACGGTTTTCATCCAACTGAAGCCGCAAATCAAGTCTTGGCCGGGGATTTACTTACTCAGGGATTCAGCCTCATCTGA